ATTGTCTCTATTGGGCTTCTGACCCTAGGCACGCTCGTGCACTGGTCTGCCTTGCCTTTCACCCTCGCCGCAATCGCGGCACGTTGGACTCAGTTAACCCTCAAGCGCACCCTCTCAATATGGGGCGCTTCGGTCATGGCCTTTCTTTTCCAAGCACAAACCTCATTGCTGGGACCATTGGTCAAATTTGTGCCGAAATTCGACGAATACACATCAGCCTCTCTCTCCGGTGTTTACGCGAGCGGCACCAACCGCATCGACTTCCTCGCCCTCAGCGCGCTCTACCTTGCAGCCGCACTGGCCTTCCGTCAGTGGCTTCTGCTTCCAGCTTGGTACGATTTGATTCTCAAAACGTACGTGTTGATGAATTCACTATTTCTTCTGTTTGGCTTCGTCTATTACTCAGACCGACTGGTTGCCTACTCTTGGTTCCTGGCGCCGGTCCTATTGTCTGCTCCGGCATTCGCTCAACCGTCAGCGAAGCGAATTCCCTTCGGATTACTGATTCTGGGAGGATCATTGGTTATGGGATTCACAATTGGCCCGTGGGCTGAAATTGCAAAGATCGTGTCCCACCATTCGTGAAAGCAGTGTAGTGAGCAACCAAAGGGAATCCTCTCAGGAGCATTGGGTAGTCCTCGGAAGTGCCAATGGCAGCACCAACCTTGGCGACGAGAGCATGTGGGAGGCCACCGTCCAAGAGTTGCGTAGAGTCCGAGGGCCGGTGCACGTCTATACGGATGGGCATCCAGCCTTCGATGCGCCAATGTCCAATGTGACCGTTCTCCCATATCTACACTCCATTCTTCGCCGCGGCAGCGGCTTGGTGCCGGCCTTGGCCGAGAGAGCCATCAGTTACCCTGGCCGCAATACCTACGCTCTCCGACGCGCAGCGAAGTTGGCCACAGATTGGTCGACTGAACGCCTTGCCGCGCAATGGCGCGCGGCTATCGCAAATTCGGTTGGAGTGATTGTGAGCGGTGCTGGAGCAGTCACAGATGACTACGCTGCGCACGGTGTAGCCGCGTGGTCCCTAATAGCGAGATGGGCGCAGGAAATGGCTAAGCCCGTGGGTTTCTTGGGGCAGGGTGTAGGGCCACTCAGCAGTCCTCGGGTGCGAGCTGAGGCCAAGGTCATGCTCGAAATCGCCTCAGCGATCAATGTTCGTGAAGCCGGCTCGGTCGAAGTCATCAGGGGCCTGGGTGTTCGCAAGGCTGTCTCGCTGTCTCCGGACTGGGCCATACTCAACGAGCCCGAGGTTCACGACAGGGAAGTCGCGAGCGAGTTGGCTCATCAACTCTTTGACGGCAAGCCGTTCTTTGCCCTGTCCTGGCATCGCCGACACAACACCAGTCGCAGGGATATCGCACAATTGTCCAAGTTCGGTGAGTTGTTTGTGCGTCGGGCCCTTGATGATCGTATGGGGGTAGCGTTTCTACCAAATATGATTGCTACGGGTTACTCGGACGACCGCGCGACCTTCGACCTCGTTGCATCGACTTGGGGGAGCGCCGCACGTGAAGCCGTAAAG
This Knoellia sp. p5-6-4 DNA region includes the following protein-coding sequences:
- a CDS encoding polysaccharide pyruvyl transferase family protein, which gives rise to MSNQRESSQEHWVVLGSANGSTNLGDESMWEATVQELRRVRGPVHVYTDGHPAFDAPMSNVTVLPYLHSILRRGSGLVPALAERAISYPGRNTYALRRAAKLATDWSTERLAAQWRAAIANSVGVIVSGAGAVTDDYAAHGVAAWSLIARWAQEMAKPVGFLGQGVGPLSSPRVRAEAKVMLEIASAINVREAGSVEVIRGLGVRKAVSLSPDWAILNEPEVHDREVASELAHQLFDGKPFFALSWHRRHNTSRRDIAQLSKFGELFVRRALDDRMGVAFLPNMIATGYSDDRATFDLVASTWGSAAREAVKVIRTPIGSRASRAFLGLAIGVVATRYHPLVLSLAEQTPCVGISYDEYYDQKLRGASALFGLSQNVLPLASVEADDVLRCLEASHPLEVTSELDGNRLALADFVSVCTERG
- a CDS encoding EpsG family protein, producing the protein MRFTIALFIALILVAHALTALSLVSRPNLLVHALPTNVLTFAILTTLIVMFAAYGNSTVWDRAFYTYDVIRVHDVSLPQLFDERQFSTGAGDESPYLLFIWMVSQIGTSTRTFYLSVVAVCLSVYLYALKRKFHLLEINYILLLTISFSVFTSYTSLVARQGISMSLIFAGVATYAFGARRSIVSIGLLTLGTLVHWSALPFTLAAIAARWTQLTLKRTLSIWGASVMAFLFQAQTSLLGPLVKFVPKFDEYTSASLSGVYASGTNRIDFLALSALYLAAALAFRQWLLLPAWYDLILKTYVLMNSLFLLFGFVYYSDRLVAYSWFLAPVLLSAPAFAQPSAKRIPFGLLILGGSLVMGFTIGPWAEIAKIVSHHS